From Streptomyces durmitorensis, a single genomic window includes:
- a CDS encoding RtcB family protein, giving the protein MSYVEVPGAKVPIRMWTDPASVEDVALQQLQNVATLPWIKGLAVMPDVHYGKGATVGSVIAMQGAVCPAAVGVDIGCGMSAVKTSLTANDLPGDLSRLRSKIEQAIPVGRGMHADPVDPGRLHGFGTAEWGDFWSRFEGVADAVKFREDRATKQMGTLGAGNHHLELSFDSVGSVWLTLHSGSRNIGKELAEHHIGIAQKLPHNQGLVDRDLAVFVSDTPQMAAYRNDLYWAQEYAKYNRAIMMGLLRDVIRREFKKAKPSFEAEVSCHHNYVAEERYEGMDLLVTRKGAIRAGSGDLGIIPGSMGTATYIVKGLGNEKAFNSASHGAGRRMSRNAAKKRFSVRDLEEQTRGVECRKDSGVVDEIPGAYKPIEQVMEHQRDLVEVVAKLKQVVCVKG; this is encoded by the coding sequence ATGTCGTACGTGGAGGTTCCCGGGGCAAAGGTACCGATCCGCATGTGGACGGACCCGGCCTCGGTCGAGGATGTCGCACTCCAGCAGCTCCAGAACGTGGCGACGCTGCCCTGGATCAAGGGCCTGGCCGTCATGCCGGACGTCCACTACGGCAAGGGCGCGACGGTCGGTTCGGTGATCGCCATGCAGGGGGCGGTGTGTCCCGCGGCGGTGGGTGTGGACATCGGCTGCGGGATGTCCGCCGTCAAGACCTCGTTGACGGCCAATGACCTGCCGGGGGATCTGTCGCGGCTTCGGTCGAAGATCGAGCAGGCGATTCCGGTGGGGCGGGGGATGCATGCGGATCCGGTGGATCCGGGGAGGTTGCATGGGTTCGGGACTGCGGAGTGGGGGGACTTCTGGTCGCGGTTCGAGGGGGTCGCTGATGCCGTGAAGTTCCGTGAGGATCGGGCTACCAAGCAGATGGGAACCCTCGGCGCGGGAAATCACCACCTCGAGCTGTCGTTCGATTCGGTGGGCTCCGTGTGGCTCACTCTGCACTCCGGCTCCCGCAACATCGGCAAGGAACTCGCCGAGCACCACATAGGCATTGCGCAGAAACTCCCGCACAACCAAGGCCTGGTCGACCGTGACTTGGCGGTCTTCGTCTCGGACACCCCGCAGATGGCGGCGTACCGGAACGACCTCTACTGGGCTCAGGAGTACGCGAAGTACAACCGCGCGATCATGATGGGCCTCCTGAGGGACGTCATCCGTCGGGAGTTCAAGAAGGCGAAGCCGAGCTTCGAGGCGGAGGTCAGCTGTCACCACAATTACGTTGCCGAGGAGCGGTACGAGGGCATGGACCTGCTGGTCACGCGTAAGGGCGCGATCCGGGCGGGCTCCGGTGACCTCGGCATCATTCCGGGGTCGATGGGCACGGCAACGTACATCGTGAAGGGCCTCGGCAACGAGAAGGCCTTCAACTCGGCCTCGCACGGGGCGGGTCGGCGGATGAGCCGCAACGCGGCGAAGAAGCGTTTCTCGGTGCGGGACCTTGAAGAGCAGACGCGGGGCGTCGAGTGCCGCAAGGACTCGGGCGTCGTGGACGAGATTCCGGGTGCGTACAAACCGATCGAGCAGGTCATGGAGCATCAGCGGGACCTTGTTGAAGTCGTGGCGAAGCTGAAGCAGGTTGTCTGCGTCAAGGGCTGA
- a CDS encoding DUF3558 domain-containing protein has translation MQRKAYVPGVAALIAALLAGCTGGGALGGEPDDSKPGDTGSSTAAAEPGKYRTLPEPCGQVDRGTLDSMLPGIKEVQDEEQREKAYEGAPTVTYDTDRRVGCRWKVESSGATHHLLVDFERVVSYDNGVSDDTRAAEVYASKVQKADLPEPSGTPTADDGESEGEGEGAGAEPSDGADKGTDADESGKGDSKGDASDSASGDSGDSSGEAVTPPGLEPRILDDLGDEAFLDDALTTSGSATRHRTVTVVFRTSNVIVTVEYDEQPGRLTDIPDSKEMQDMAQELAGGLADGFDE, from the coding sequence GTGCAGCGGAAGGCGTACGTACCAGGCGTCGCAGCTCTCATCGCGGCGCTGCTCGCCGGCTGCACCGGCGGTGGCGCGCTCGGCGGCGAGCCGGACGACTCGAAGCCCGGCGACACCGGCAGCTCCACCGCGGCCGCCGAGCCCGGCAAGTACCGCACGCTCCCCGAACCCTGCGGCCAGGTCGACCGCGGCACGCTCGACTCGATGCTGCCCGGCATCAAGGAGGTGCAGGACGAGGAGCAGCGGGAGAAGGCGTACGAGGGTGCGCCCACCGTCACGTACGACACCGACCGTCGTGTGGGCTGCCGCTGGAAGGTGGAGTCCTCGGGCGCCACCCACCATCTGCTCGTCGACTTCGAGCGCGTGGTCTCGTACGACAACGGCGTCAGCGATGACACCCGCGCCGCGGAGGTCTATGCGTCGAAGGTCCAGAAGGCGGACCTGCCCGAGCCTTCCGGCACTCCGACCGCCGATGACGGCGAGAGCGAGGGCGAGGGCGAGGGGGCCGGTGCCGAGCCTTCCGACGGTGCCGATAAGGGTACGGATGCGGATGAGTCCGGCAAGGGCGACAGTAAGGGTGATGCGAGCGACAGCGCCTCCGGTGACTCCGGTGACTCCTCTGGCGAGGCCGTCACGCCCCCCGGTCTTGAGCCCCGCATCCTCGACGACCTGGGCGACGAGGCCTTCCTCGATGACGCGCTCACCACGTCCGGTTCCGCGACCCGGCACCGCACGGTGACTGTGGTGTTCCGCACGTCGAACGTCATCGTGACCGTCGAGTACGACGAGCAGCCGGGGCGTCTCACCGACATCCCCGACAGCAAGGAAATGCAGGACATGGCGCAGGAACTGGCCGGAGGCCTGGCCGACGGCTTCGACGAATAG